DNA from Aphis gossypii isolate Hap1 chromosome 3, ASM2018417v2, whole genome shotgun sequence:
TAATTGGAACGCAGTGATCTACACTTCAAACTCCGCAAGACTGTTCAAAGCACCGAGCCGTTGTCACATCTTATTAacgtcgacaataataattattgattcatCGTCGATTCTATATACACATTCTGTAGAGACGGATCGTGGGCGATTGCTGAACTACAGGTaagatttaaacaattattttaatgtacttattataaattataatacgcataatacgtacatacctatacgctgaaattcaaattttttaagagAGATAATATGTAGATCTAGAGATATTGATTTATGTTCCCTTcttgaaataaatcaaataaagatACACATACTATTACCATAAGAGCACGTAGCTATGTTTCGTTTTCCCACTGAATAGTGcgtgtttaaaaacaaataatttatttctgtaaaaatctgaaaatgtcaaaatattcaacatgTTTCCTAACAAAAGTGGTACTAAAACCTTCAGTAGACTGTCAGGTATATAACAGTAAACAATTTGGTAACGATACGTTGAATGGTGTAATCGTGTTGATTTGTATGAGTGATAAAAAATCGGGATTTACtttaatagtaggtaatagCCAATATAGGTGTAGctgatattgtatttttgttatagaagCGTTAAAACGATAACGCTACCGCCATCTATTGATgttattttgaacttttcgtgtattttttaaattcgccGAGGACCTCTATTTGTTGTAAATACTAGATAGCGCTGCCAttacaaacttttattttcatttaatttctgGCATTAAGGTTTTTTCCTCATGCTCAccacactatattattttaggacGGTATGAGTGTATGACcagaaaagtaaaaattaatattagttttattttattgattaatacttCACTTATTTCAGACTTCcgtattaaataggtacttacctacctatataattataggtatcattACCTACGCcgtttttgtaaattagacaatattcttaataaaaaaaacatttaaaaaaaacaaaccagacggaattttgtattgttatttaattacgtataatatacttttatgtgaattaaatttatattaaataacagtttaataCCTGaagatattcaaattataagtaatatgtcATTTATATATCGAATTtatggattataatattttcgagaatattttggttattataatttggatgtatctacatattaaagtattataagtgtaaacagtttttttttatgattttatttaggttattaaatattaatttaagttgtttttcaaagtaatatctatttgaataaattaaaattttattttagactttaaaaaagggattttttaaaatacttcaaatttaccataaaatatgttttagaaaGTGAGAAAAACTTGTCAAATTAGATAAGGACGTAAGGTGTTATTTAAACACTgtcactttattttttactgattcaaaatattattgttatataatatactaaaagtaGAAGACTTAACACTTCAATGTTTTGGtagtaaaaatttagatatcatcataattatttttggttttattatgtatggtcggtaataattgaaataattcatCTTagcattttagattctgagcgaagcgagaaatgtattagttttacaatgatgtttatttctttttcttttttattctggAAACAGTTTTTCTCCTCCTAAAATTGCTCAAAAGTATCAATGTAGGATCTTTTCTAGTTTTCTACCAGAAATATTGcttcaaatgaaaaatgacaAGAGAccttttttgttgtattttagattttgtataTCACAGTTTAAAGTTCGGAATATCTTAGtcatttttgagctatttatagacattttaattttgggagttttttgttgtaattcggTCAAACACAGAAAAAAATCCAACACTGCGTATAAACGTAAAATGTGGTgagattattaaacaatattaataggttTATCTGTAACGGATATTCATATCATTCTATATTGTACTTTGACTTGGCCAATTACatgaatattagtttttacatgAACCAATTATTCCTTGaataaccattttaaattatgtcgcctactgcatatattatttttaagtcaaaatgaataacagaaatattgaaaattatatttttaaatttttatttgcaatatGATAGGtaacacaaaattattcacagattaaaatataaagaataataaaaggaAATCCATAATTGACCAAATAACATAATCGTTAGATAcacataaattcattttttttttcttaacaaaacataatatagtgatcGCATTTGTCACtgtgtgttttatatttatttacatcgtTATCAGATTTATTGTGCGTTTACGACAAAAtgcattgttttaaaatcaaaaataaagactagtttttatattaacttgaTTAGGctgtattaaaaatcataaactgcagaataaataataaatataaagcaccggtaaccaaaaataataaaactaacgcAAACAAGCACGCGcgataatataactaaaattagtaattactcgtatatcataaaatataaatttactatcgTGGTGTGCAGAAATCTttgtaaaaaatcttttttaccCAAGCACGGGGTCAAGCAcggtaaaatatcaaaaataatatcaaataaacaataactattCGATgtccttttttatataataaaggcgtaataataaatagcgtttgtaatattttagtataatgtcttttaggtataataatatctcttTTAAATTGTCGCATATCGAAATTGGGTCTAAATACAAAAGTTATTAatgtcattttatatttttccattttatttttaattattcacaaattataatttacgaataattttataaatataattatttataattttggttattGGTCATTTGGTTATTGTGTTTATGGTATTAAGATGAAAATCATGGGCCCATTTAAACCGGAACACGCGTGGGATTTTCGACATATGTACCATTTTTTTCGGGTTAAGGTTTAATACGTTTAAAGATatcttcaaataatatttgacatCCTCCGTAATtaactgtatacatataataatatggtttccAGTGTTTCGTCTAttgtttgcatatttttcGGATTCCTTTCATGTAGTTTCATTGCATACGTCGGTGAAATGATCAGATACACATTTCACGGAACGCAAATTGTTGTGACACGTATTcatgtgtacctacctatgattttttttttttagattctgaacgaagtgatgaatgtattgattttacaatggtgtgtgttttttttttttttttttttttttttttgtttttgtgtctgtgtacagcataactagtcgaaataatgctccaatttcaaacaatgggggtggtttccgatgtaaaagtgaatatccttggtgcattatagaggtaaaaagttaacattttccaacagttttcaaaaaaatcgagaaaaacaaaaaaaaaatgacggaaaaacggcaatttttacgcaaaaccagttttcgaccaaatcgatttttttttatggttgtaattcaaaaactaatcactgaaaatacttgaaattttcaccaaatgttaatgtcaatagtatccgtatatagttaaattttcaaaaaattttgactttttttgagttatttatagaccactgaaattttcgatttttttgagaaattttttttaaagtgtcgataaaaattttttggatgaccaaaaagttttgaaaatttaatacaaggttccttatgagttttttttaatgtagctaaaaaaaaattaaaaatcgttagtcacaatttttttttataagcgtttttagttcaaatttttacgaaatctgtcgaaaacgcgaaaatttgcaagtaattttgaagttgaaaaatcataaattttttttcttttataactaagttttgaaaatttggtacaaggttctccatacatttttcttcaaatatctgtaaaaaaaactctaccggattcagacaaaaaatttttatgagtgtttgaaatttaaatttgtacaaaaaccgcgttaaataacagtttagcttcaaacgatttttgatatttgttattattcaaaaagtataagtcgtagatacttgaaaattttaccagttattaagattcgcgttttctttacgtgatttaaatttcaaaatattttgactttttttgagctatttatagacaactgaaattttcaatttttctgaaaaaatatttttgaagtgtcgataaaatttttttggccttatcaaaatacttgaaaattaatacaaagttcctcatatgttattcttatagtgattaaaaaattataagaatacataggcacaatttttttttattagcatttgaagttcaaattttgacgaaaattcgtcaaaattatgaatatttgcgaaatatttgaagttgaaaaatcataaattttttgtgtttataactaaggattaaaaatacaacactaagttttccataagtttaccttcaagtatctatagagaaaactcgaagcatcattataggaaaaattttaagtgcgtttgaattttaaattttaacgaaatagcgtaacgataacgatttatcctcaaacgattttaaatatttgttattattcaaaaagtataagtcgtagatacttgaaaattttaccagttattaagattcgcgttttctttacgtgatttaattttcaagatatttttaatttttttgagctatttatagacaactgaaattttcaatttttctgaaaattgtttttttatgtgtcgataaaatctttttggccatatcaaaatacttgaaaatttaatacaaagttcctcatatgttattcttatagtgattaaaaaattataagaatacataggcacaatttttttttattagcatttgaagttcaaattttgacgaaaattcgtcaaaaccatgaatatttgcaaattattttgtaggtatgtttcataaaaatttttgtataagtagctaacagttgaaaatttaatacaaggtttttcataagtttagcttacaattatgataaaagaacttaaattttgttgtattcaggccattaaaacataaaccaccatttttcaccaaccactagaattatatcctaggctgacaaatcatcttcgttcagaatcgtttttcgtatacaatgataactatcattgaattcaaatttaatacttctataatatataataatgatccatacggcacctaatgtacagcagagcggtactcacttgcccgcttttttaaatattatttttgtatttatcgtTTTTAGATATTGTGTCTGATGTGTTTATTACGTAATAATTAGAAAACGTTGTTAAATTCTCCGTTTGATAGTGGTCGTGTTTGGGGCATTCGTGAAAAATGTAACACGGTATTAAAAGTACTGAcgtattcataattttcaataaaggGAGGGGCCAGGGGCATACACtttctaaaatgttaaatttctaTCATAGATTTCATTatcaatacttaaatatctgtaattataatttgctaattaGTATCTTATAGCTTCTAATCTTATCTACTCCTTTGTTAGATTATTGAATTATggataaagaataattattttagaaataataacatttcatattttttttttcataatatatgttattatttaaattttaatgaatgcttattaaactaaaaataatagtttttgggttattttgttgtatgttgtatcaaaaaaaaaaaaatatattgatcataggttttgaaattttttaatattaattattatgcatacatacatacatatttattttttattacattgcaatcataaacatttttagattattctTCAGCTATAATGAtggtaaatgtattttcaccATTCTACAAACTATGTATTTGGTACAAACTTGGTATTTATGTACGTATCTGTATGTTAAAAGATGAATGGTAGCGAACAGTTAATCCGAATAACCATGTGAAGCCCTTCTTCGGGTTATCAGACTATCAGAGTGATAGAGTGCggtcatataataaattatttcgttGTAAACTGACCAGTGATGTTGTAACTTAAATTGttcgtttattataaactaaagtaatattttggaaGTATATTAGGACAACATCGAAAATCACTGACGAACAGTGGTTAAAGTGAGGGGGGACGGAGGGGGACGGAGTCCCCCTTCTTATTTACGGTAAGATTATGCGTCCCCTTTAATTTAAGTCTCCAAAGTCCGGGGGGACGCTACTAAATTTtagtaatgtataaaatagctCACTcatccacacacacacatcgaTTATTCACCGaatttaaacgtattttatttcgCGTCAATAATCTCCATGTTTCTAATGATAGGGGCGCGTACAATatgtgattattaataataaactatagtgactaatatagtgtatagtgGTGTCTAATTATAGATACACGGTCGCTCGTGTAGATAGCCTGATAACACGTACACGGGCTGTACGTAGAAACATACGAACGCCAGAACGTGGGAATACCGTTTAGCGAGACacacaatagtcaataatataacataaatcataatattcataatactattgatatttattatttaatgctcTAATATTGATATGATATTGAGAATAGCTGTGATAGTGTGATTAACGAttttaatgagtaatgaccaataaataattttattagttaatacttaCCATCAGTTGACAGTtgtaagtttttgtttttttgattttggtgTTACCTATAGTGTACTTTTTACAAGttattacgatataatatagttggtaACTGGTaagttaataagttttaataatttatatttttattgaagatctttataattaaaataaatatattccaaaccacatttatattctaaattaatttcattggtaagtttgttaattgttattgagttacctagtttttaatttatacagaaTTGTATCATGGCTGGCctactaaaatacaaatttaccaAGACCAAAAAGACTGATGGTAGTGAAAATGTTGCACAAATTATTCAAAGTCCATGTACAGAAAATACGGTCTCTTCTGTCAAAAAATATGTCGCTGAAATACCAATAATACCAGACTCTAAATCAGAGTTTCCTGAATGCTGGGATTTTAAGCAGGTAGATATAAGTTATTTGATATGAATAGGGTAGAGGACTTATAGTAGTTTTAGCTCTAAAAAGTcaccaatttatttatttattttgtatatttaagtgtaatacatttaagtatacaaaataaattaataaatctaattaattatgaataaaacttACTAATTGAATGTATGAACAATGAACTACttactttatacaatattgtttaggttttataaatttcaaaattgttgttacttttacaagttatatataattattttatatttagtatttagcacctaacactaaattaaaattaatatattttttaaaattgttaagtaggtatataaaatatttattttacaaatcccttttattatgtacaatttaatataacaaatgatgagtatttgataaaatatggtatcgagatataaacataatataaaaatatctaaacctCTATCAGGATATTTAACATAccttttttttgcaattaaaattttaaaattttaagatattaactaagttttgatattaattattagtataggtaATGTACCTGTAgccattgataaaatatactatatatactatagcatatgaatacatttaaataaatattattatcaaactgtTAAAATGtctgttctatttttttagattacttattttactaaaGAATATCcttggatttattttaaaaataaacatattggaTGTAAGATCTGTAGAGatgtaaatcaaaatttattaaatcaaaaaggaTCACATGTGGCATCTGAATGGTCTAATGGAGAAGTTTATTCATCAGGTTCTACattagaaaagaaaaaaactaatttaagaaaaaaaatttctaaacaCAAGAATTCTGCTGCTCATTTAAATGcacaaaaagttatatttttgtctgaaaaaaaagttattgatgAACATATTTCAATGTTGATGGTGACTGATCAAGAAAATACTGCAAGAATATTTCGCACAGCTTATTTAATAGCTAAAAATCAACGCCCTTATACAGATATGCCAAAACTTACAGATCTCCAAGAATTAAATGGACTTGATATGGGAAGAATACTTCAGACTAACGTATCATgttctaatattattgatcACTTGGCCTTAGAAATGAGAAGGAAGATTGCTATGGAcatagtgaaaaataatagaaaaatttgtattttagttgATGAATCCACaacattaagtaaaaaatctaTGTTAGTTATATGTTTACGTTGTGCAGTTGGTGAACTTAATGaagtatacacatttttgtttgatattgTTGAAGTATCAAATACTTCAgctaaaactataaaagattCTATATTACAAGTATTGGAAAAATATGGTATGGACactgattttttgaaaaaaaattttatttcttttgtgAGCGATGGAGCTTCAAACATGTTAGGCCGTAAAGCAGGAGTTGGTGTATTATTACAGAAAAGTTTTcctcatattatactttggcATTGTTGTAATCACCGTCTAGAACTTGCTGTTGCGGATTGTTTAAAAGAAGTAAGTGGAATTAATCATTTCCaatcatttattgaaaaactataCTCACTGTATCACATGTcaccaaaaaatatgaatgagtTGAAAGAATGTGCTAATTCCATTGATcaacagttattaaaaataggtaaaatatttacaattagatGGGTAGCTTCAAGTCTTCGGACAATAAAAGCTGTTTGGAATAACTTTGAATctctttttcaacatttttctaatGCAATAATGGATGATCAAAGGAGCTCTAAAGAAAAAGCAAAGTATGTTggtttgaaaaatactttaaaatccaTAGAATTTGTTCACAACCTTGGCATACTGTTTGATGCTCTGACAGAATTATCAGATTTGTCCATTCAGCTCCAAAAAAGAGATCTATCTCTTATGGCTgctcataaattaattgaacggACCATTAGCGTTTTggaatctatggctaataaaaATGGTGAAAAAACCAAAGAAGTAAATTCTGCTTGTGAACAAAAAGAATTTAAAGGCATTATATTAGAACATAAATATTCTGtggtaaaaattgaaatcggCCAATTTTTTAGAAGTTTGTCTGACAATCTAAAACAAAGACTTTTTACTACACAATCTTCTCATGTATCAATTTTAGATAAAGCTGATCCttataaagatttatttaataatttattgattgatttaaCCATGCTTTCTCCTGATAATTGGCCTGATAACTGTGATGTACAGTTTGGTGATATAAATGTAAGCCGtttgtctaaaatatttcaaattgatCAAAGAGCCAGTGTACGAGGATTTCGTGAATACAAAGTGTCTTATCCTTCAGTAAATACAGACATTGAACCATTAATGACCGCTGTAAAGACTTTGGCTATTTCTTCTGCTGAATGTGAACGGTCCTTTAGTTCAATGAACGAAATTGTTTCTTCAAAAAGAAGTGTGTTGACTAGTGATCATATTTCATCGTTAGCTTTCATTAATTGTACTGGACcaccaattaataaattcaatccCAACATCTATATTAAAACTTGGATATTATCAGGGAAAAGAACTGCAGATGAACAATGTTgtccaaaaagaaaaaagaaagacGAAGAAGAATCTTATACATCTTTATGGTTATGTTTAGATAAATAGTTACACATACTGGCTATACTTGTACTTATAACATTTACATAGCTTATGTcacttataatacctatgcgatatgataatattataatttaaataaattatttattatttgtttttttaattaaatgtttaaaaataaaatgtaaaccaatatattttttttttaacatttcagGCAATGAattgcaatttatattttacattacttagcaggcattatatattttaaatcatttcttTAGgagaaaatttgattttacatACTATTAACATAAactttttgtgaaaaaattacAAGGGTGTGTGAAAGAAACAAATTATACCTAGTGAGTACTGAGTAGTGGGTTTCTTAAAAAAGTTTGGTTAGATATAGACTTTGGAAGAACTCGGGAACGCTCCTCAATTTTTAGTGACTTTAGTCCCCCCTCAACATTTTTTCCACTTTAACCACTGCTGACGAAGCGAGCCGTATAGGGTTGAGTGTTggaagataaataatatcattgcgAGTACGTGTAAAAACACAGTAGTCAGAGCTACTgttcacgtttttttttttttttttacataaatcttTAGTACAGCTATACCTGTTAGTTGTATAGTGTGTAGTATTGTATTTTCAGTGTCGTATCTCAATgtcatttatgtataatatcatacctcTATGCCTACCTACTCGTCTTCTGAGTTCTGatggttataaaatacaatattataatataattaccattttcgtcatatttatatacatcctATGCAGCCATGcggtgcattataataatattctttacatATATTACGGAACCTCTAGCATATTGTAGTGGTTCGAAGGtgtaactttattataaattattgttatattataatatttcaccaGAAATGACCAgtgatataggtacaaaatacGCTTTTTTtgtggatattattatattatatacaatttatctaACATTCATtcgtattatacctacctataataataataatacaaactcTATAAGTCGCTGCAGGTCGGGTACAATGCAGCAAAAACGAtctccattatattataataatataatgttaagttatgtaatatatttacaatttacacaataaaatacacaatggGCTGCGTGTACACTGCTGCGTATAATaaggtttatatatttatatatgtgatGTTTGTAGgcggtaattattttattttttgtcgttTCTTGAGCTGCTTAAGAACGGATTTATGAACACGTCATTTGTGTTTGCCAATGGCGTCAGAACGTTAGTATATTTAGGTAGTTACATATAACGTGTGTGTATAAGCACCTAatcgaataataaaaacttcacGGTGCGTATAACGCTATACCGATCGgattaaacgaaaaataatctctgcgaaaagaatatttaaataaaaaataaaaatatagacgtgtataatagtgtaaataatatgtaagtaggtATGAGAACTATCCGTATAATGTATTGCATATAGTTACATGGTGTTTATAACTTTTCACGAAAAAGGTAAatacattcataaatatttagttactattatttgtgagatataatactatatagttatcataattcataataaaacataatgagCGAATGAAACTCGGTAttgtgtgaaaaaaataatttatggtacttattttacattgtgtaaagaaaattacaaactattagtcttgatatttttttcttttcttttcttttttttttttttgtaagaaaaatatcaaattgtgTAAAAATGATTGAGTTGATAAATTTtccacacacaaaaaaaaaaaaaaaattgaatacagtaaataaataattaattaaaaagatacATTCATTACTGCgaagtatatgtatttttattgaacaataacGAACATCATCAACAAAAGTTAATTAAcaatgtttatgttataaactaAAAGTAAATTCATAGTAAAGTTAACTAAGTATGTACAATACAaacctatcatattatacaactacatttgttaaattgtatagtataactattactatataagTTGATTTTTCTTAGACAGGTTAATGAATTTGAGATGTTTTCAATGTGTCTAGTCCTAATGCTTCGTCCATATCGGGTggaatgttgtattttttaaagttgttgATGTGTTGATagcattttattagtatatgttTGGCATAGGAAAATAACCCTACAGGACACTGCAAGGATGAGGTTCCTCTTTGGTCATAACGATTTCTCAGTTAGCTTTCTATACGGGTTATCTAGACGgtggttaaaatttttttctcttctgCTAAGATTCGGATCTTACCAATTATGaattgagtttttaatttttctaattttagtcTGTTATTTCAACCAGTGGCttcaacaaaatgaaaaataataaaatattcgggttgtttttaatatcaatttttatggcagaatatattaagatatccagtagctgtatattattatttgtttatgcaGCTTTCTCTTGTTGCTTTGTTCGTTTCCTTCTGTATTTATGTGGCtcggtttttaaataatatgatattataatacctctatgcattaaaaaaatgatttcttgTTGTATGAGTTAAGCTAATATCTGTCAGGTTTctcgaatataatttatataatttataattttacatacaataagaatattatgaagTGCTTACCTATACCATACATAGATcgtatcaatatttttcatattgaaaatgaaaagtaAGAGAAGACTTTGGGTTGAGAAAATCTGCTACAAAATTAACCAATTAGTGACTTCAACAACCTAATTGTTGGAAATCACAAGAGGAAAAGGGTCTCTTAAATTTATGAGAATAAAATACGATACCTATATCcactgtacctattataatgtatattattaaaatttttttcgtataattgGCAAGCAAGGATGACTAGCAGAGGTCAGTTATGTGAAGTGGACTTCTAACAGTTCGTTTCTGTTAGTCGGTTCAAGACTtcaacatgaaaaaaaatctacacaCCCGTCTTACACTTTTActcgaatattttataaaaattgaattataaaatggatGAGTATCATCAATCggcttgatttaattttatagtaatattatattataatattttatatattaatgttcagGAGGTCAGCTGAATGTGTgactactttatttataagttacttTTAAGGTTGAgtaaacttcaaatattttcaattgaatgtttgaaaaaatattttaattatacataatttttttttagccttTTTCAATAAGTTGTCTTTGAGACTATAGGACATTGTAAAGTGAAGTAAGTGATAATTTGCTTCGGTTAATcgtaaatgttgaaaatactcAATTTATACATTGGCACATGGTATACcctataattactaattttttttttgagttataatgttattaatttatattttagtatttattgctttaagttatttaatctaaaaaattaaaaataatataattccttttttttttacttttaaataataatatttatgaacttataaattatacatcatgttttattatataggtggtTATAatggtatgtataaatatattataaacgtataacattgtattattatgtgtaatctCATAAATTCTAGTACTTAtctaattactaaattaccaaataggtactaattataagtatatctacaaaaaatagtgtgcactaattttttataaatcataatatggaTACAAAACACTCTTTAAATCGTATACAAatcttatatttgaaaatatggtcaAAAGTTTCCTAAATtggtatttgaataaattctcattgcacaaaacaaaaaaaaaaaaaagaaggttAGCATGTTTGATGAATTATCCTGTATATATGTgacaaataacttttttaatagtttaacaaAATCACTAAATCGACAAATCATACATG
Protein-coding regions in this window:
- the LOC126550991 gene encoding E3 SUMO-protein ligase KIAA1586-like is translated as MAGLLKYKFTKTKKTDGSENVAQIIQSPCTENTVSSVKKYVAEIPIIPDSKSEFPECWDFKQITYFTKEYPWIYFKNKHIGCKICRDVNQNLLNQKGSHVASEWSNGEVYSSGSTLEKKKTNLRKKISKHKNSAAHLNAQKVIFLSEKKVIDEHISMLMVTDQENTARIFRTAYLIAKNQRPYTDMPKLTDLQELNGLDMGRILQTNVSCSNIIDHLALEMRRKIAMDIVKNNRKICILVDESTTLSKKSMLVICLRCAVGELNEVYTFLFDIVEVSNTSAKTIKDSILQVLEKYGMDTDFLKKNFISFVSDGASNMLGRKAGVGVLLQKSFPHIILWHCCNHRLELAVADCLKEVSGINHFQSFIEKLYSLYHMSPKNMNELKECANSIDQQLLKIGKIFTIRWVASSLRTIKAVWNNFESLFQHFSNAIMDDQRSSKEKAKYVGLKNTLKSIEFVHNLGILFDALTELSDLSIQLQKRDLSLMAAHKLIERTISVLESMANKNGEKTKEVNSACEQKEFKGIILEHKYSVVKIEIGQFFRSLSDNLKQRLFTTQSSHVSILDKADPYKDLFNNLLIDLTMLSPDNWPDNCDVQFGDINVSRLSKIFQIDQRASVRGFREYKVSYPSVNTDIEPLMTAVKTLAISSAECERSFSSMNEIVSSKRSVLTSDHISSLAFINCTGPPINKFNPNIYIKTWILSGKRTADEQCCPKRKKKDEEESYTSLWLCLDK